A stretch of the Ptiloglossa arizonensis isolate GNS036 chromosome 1, iyPtiAriz1_principal, whole genome shotgun sequence genome encodes the following:
- the LOC143148389 gene encoding uncharacterized protein LOC143148389 isoform X4, with protein sequence MKCKPMSLSSKLNAQCAKHARKIVQLLNMIRYKREQLRTLKGLQSQKRYKSPFPWYNIIADMLKKVIDNEKMNSKTILIAKHPNTSVLKSLNSDNVRNLRKREVEVRRIRPCTNATCDEVAKRSKSGCSSVKSNSTSNKTKEARSTTQTKYVPCPQTRTLRTVSKDREEDTLLNQRPTRDIESRPMGYPMTTPYTSIDLTSNNITEGHNKSYEPPFLQCPLCGWEDAKYKQIERNAVEPVMKQINFVPCSDYYRDLPRERYTPCTGCDKDIMRRSDYTKKHTDDSRDFDISKDPPKQAPYPDLSSNHPEMTAEFYHEPYHVRSIVKSKKDETTKVTKDVACVREPVQTQIVQYDPMANKLLGVTVEAYTWLKIVPSDLKKNVDGATFATQSICQSTQGVQCTKPKLYTKETQLSSKTIPSEVNDASVNTVNYVERETQNTICMPNRPKHCVSLQTLNQIDEKNKHCVTSSICTMESKEVAINTVDKVSKGIQSTICMSRGNLAPSLSFEKMKDIGTTSCFQENHNICVDATYFKKHDISLVRHVGIDVQCVSLTQLKSHESINHCIRSADLKEPMERETEEFETPCKSDTCSGNICEIIKDPTVAFSLQQILYKMLSYRLESGSQNTKASPLKISNVQADHKSTRNAKTNCRITATEMVDKVKEFTIRTLGSEATSHYKDELKQTFAIAEALSANITKPTMTEESDFKPVFESTKVIDGTERIYADDMVLLKEAKKFSSVDKEVSVYSESRDVGTNGSFSQLPVCNVGVQNDVQVEGVISMNESEMDKGKKVSVGTQKRDPILVRVIKCNESQTIVKSDKETLTAAIDIGFKNKCIDKRVETCGRSTCLPYIACRKLKEENLEPIYQKKCKCQIDSDYRQQPYKNFMCDKNCKDKPHRDQDWTDITNIDAFRNLNNSKIPLCVKARKCTYTSK encoded by the exons AAACCGATGTCTCTTTCTTCAAAACTCAATGCACAATGTGCCAAACATGCGCGGAAAATAGTTCAGTTGTTGAACATGATTCG GTACAAAAGAGAGCAATTGCGGACACTTAAAGGGCTGCAATCACAAAAGCGGTATAAATCACCATTCCCTTGGTACAATATAATCGCCGATATGTTAAAGAAAGTAATCgacaatgaaaaaatgaattcgAAAACGATTTTGATAGCCAAGCATCCCAACACGTCTGTTCTAAAATCTTTGAATAGCGACAACGTACGAAACTTGCGCAAAAGAGAAGTAGAAGTCCGAAGAATTCGTCCGTGTACCAATGCAACATGCGACGAAGTCGCTAAGAGAAGTAAATCAGGTTGTTCCAGTGTAAAAAGTAACTCAACATCGAATAAAACTAAAGAAGCACGATCGACGACACAAACAAAATACGTGCCATGTCCGCAGACTAGAACGTTAAGAACCGTTTCGAAAGATCGAGAAGAGGATACACTTTTGAATCAGAGACCCACTAGAGACATTGAGTCAAGACCAATGG gATATCCCATGACTACACCGTACACGTCGATTGATTTGACATCCAATAATATAACAGAAGGACATAACAAAAGTTATGAACCACCGTTTCTGCAATGTCCCTTGTGTGGCTGGGAAGACGCAAAGTATAaacaaattgaaagaaatgCAGTGGAACCTGTAATGAAGCAGATTAATTTTGTTCCTTGTTCCGATTACTATAGAGACCTCCCTCGTGAAAGGTATACACCATGTACTGGCTGTGATAAAG ATATAATGCGACGTTCCGATTATACGAAGAAGCACACAGATGATTCTAGAGATTTTGACATTTCGAAAGATCCGCCAAAGCAAGCACCTTATCCTGATCTGTCAAGTAACCACCCAGAAATGACAGCTGAGTTCTATCACGAACCATATCATGTCAGATCTATTGTAAAGTCGAAAAAGGACGAGACTACAAAAGTGACGAAAGATGTTGCTTGTGTCCGTGAACCTGTTCAGACACAAATCGTCCAATACGATCCCATGGCAAATAAATTATTAGGCGTTACCGTAGAGGCGTACACTTGGTTGAAGATCGTTCCGTCGGATTTGAAAAAGAATGTAGATGGAGCCACGTTCGCAACCCAAAGCATCTGTCAGAGTACACAGGGCGTCCAGTGTACGAAACCAAAATTGTATACAAAAGAGACGCAACTGTCTTCCAAAACTATTCCTTCTGAGGTGAATGATGCAAGCGTTAATACTGTGAATTATGTCgaacgagaaacacaaaatacaATCTGCATGCCAAACAGACCGAAACATTGTGTCTCCCTTCAAACTTTGAATCAGATCGACGAGAAAAACAAACATTGTGTGACAAGTTCGATTTGTACAATGGAGTCTAAGGAAGTTGCAATAAATACAGTAGATAAAGTATCAAAAGGGATTCAAAGCACAATTTGCATGTCACGGGGAAACTTAGCTCCCTCTTTGTCTTTTGAAAAGATGAAAGACATTGGAACTACATCATGTTTTCAGGAAAATCATAATATTTGTGTAGATGCTACATATTTTAAGAAGCATGACATTAGCCTTGTTCGGCATGTTGGTATCGATGTGCAATGTGTATCTTTGACTCAATTGAAGTCCCATGAATCTATAAATCATTGCATTCGATCTGCAGATTTGAAGGAACCTATGGAAAGGGAAA CAGAAGAATTTGAGACTCCATGCAAATCGGATACATGTTCAGGCAACATATGCGAAATTATCAAAGATCCCACTGTAGCATTCTCATTGCAGCAAATTCTTTATAAGATGTTATCATATAGGCTTGAATCTGGGAGCCAAAATACAAAAGCATCacctttgaaaatttcaaatgtgCAAGCTGATC ATAAATCTACACGTAATGCAAAAACAAATTGCAGGATTACTGCAACTGAAATGGTGGACAAAGTCAAAGAATTCACAATTAGGACATTAGGATCAGAAGCTACGAGTCATTACAAAGATGAGTTGAAACAAACTTTTGCAATAGCTGAAGCTCTTAGTGCTAATATAACTAAACCGACGATGACCGAGGAAAGCGATTTTAAACCAGTATTTGAGTCTACTAAAGTCATAGATGGTACTGAGCGTATCTACGCAGACGACATGGTATTATTAAAAGAAGCGAAGAAGTTTTCATCTGTGGATAAAGAAGTATCTGTTTATTCAGAGAGCCGAGATGTTGGGACCAATGGATCATTTTCACAGTTACCTGTTTGCAATGTAGGAGTTCAAAATGATGTGCAAGTGGAGGGTGTTATATCTATGAATGAATCTGAAATGGATAAAGGAAAGAAGGTAAGTGTCGGTACTCAGAAACGAGATCCTATATTGGTTCGAGTGATAAAGTGCAACGAGAGTCAAACAATTGTCAAGTCGGATAAAGAAACGTTAACTGCAGCCATCGATAttggttttaaaaataaatgcatTGACAAGCGTGTAGAAACCTGTGGTCGGTCAACTTGCTTGCCTTATATAGCTTGTCGGAAATTGAAAGAGGAAAACTTAGAACCTATTTATCAGAAAAAATGTAAATGTCAAATAGATAGTGATTATCGTCAACAACCGTATAAGAATTTCATGTGCGATAAAAACTGTAAGGACAAACCACATCGTGATCAGGATTGGACAGATATTACGAATATCGACGCATTTCGCAATCTTAATAACTCCAAAATTCCATTATGTGTGAAAGCTCGTAAATGTACCTACACgagtaaataa
- the LOC143148389 gene encoding uncharacterized protein LOC143148389 isoform X3, producing the protein MSSKWNEKLVTSFLKVYKQYPCLWNPYHKDYYNCREKYKALQKIIDDIGTPDFTVTDYLQQIKIIREKYKREQLRTLKGLQSQKRYKSPFPWYNIIADMLKKVIDNEKMNSKTILIAKHPNTSVLKSLNSDNVRNLRKREVEVRRIRPCTNATCDEVAKRSKSGCSSVKSNSTSNKTKEARSTTQTKYVPCPQTRTLRTVSKDREEDTLLNQRPTRDIESRPMGYPMTTPYTSIDLTSNNITEGHNKSYEPPFLQCPLCGWEDAKYKQIERNAVEPVMKQINFVPCSDYYRDLPRERYTPCTGCDKDIMRRSDYTKKHTDDSRDFDISKDPPKQAPYPDLSSNHPEMTAEFYHEPYHVRSIVKSKKDETTKVTKDVACVREPVQTQIVQYDPMANKLLGVTVEAYTWLKIVPSDLKKNVDGATFATQSICQSTQGVQCTKPKLYTKETQLSSKTIPSEVNDASVNTVNYVERETQNTICMPNRPKHCVSLQTLNQIDEKNKHCVTSSICTMESKEVAINTVDKVSKGIQSTICMSRGNLAPSLSFEKMKDIGTTSCFQENHNICVDATYFKKHDISLVRHVGIDVQCVSLTQLKSHESINHCIRSADLKEPMERETEEFETPCKSDTCSGNICEIIKDPTVAFSLQQILYKMLSYRLESGSQNTKASPLKISNVQADHKSTRNAKTNCRITATEMVDKVKEFTIRTLGSEATSHYKDELKQTFAIAEALSANITKPTMTEESDFKPVFESTKVIDGTERIYADDMVLLKEAKKFSSVDKEVSVYSESRDVGTNGSFSQLPVCNVGVQNDVQVEGVISMNESEMDKGKKVSVGTQKRDPILVRVIKCNESQTIVKSDKETLTAAIDIGFKNKCIDKRVETCGRSTCLPYIACRKLKEENLEPIYQKKCKCQIDSDYRQQPYKNFMCDKNCKDKPHRDQDWTDITNIDAFRNLNNSKIPLCVKARKCTYTSK; encoded by the exons ATGTCGTCCAAGTGGAACGAGAAATTAGTGACCAGTTTTTTGAAAGTATACAAGCAGTATCCATGTTTGTGGAATCCGTATCACAAGGACTATTATAATTGCCGAGAAAAGTACAAAGCGTTGCAGAAAATTATCGATGATATCGGTACACCTGACTTTACTGTAACTGACTATTTGCAACAAATCAAGATAATAAGAGAAAA GTACAAAAGAGAGCAATTGCGGACACTTAAAGGGCTGCAATCACAAAAGCGGTATAAATCACCATTCCCTTGGTACAATATAATCGCCGATATGTTAAAGAAAGTAATCgacaatgaaaaaatgaattcgAAAACGATTTTGATAGCCAAGCATCCCAACACGTCTGTTCTAAAATCTTTGAATAGCGACAACGTACGAAACTTGCGCAAAAGAGAAGTAGAAGTCCGAAGAATTCGTCCGTGTACCAATGCAACATGCGACGAAGTCGCTAAGAGAAGTAAATCAGGTTGTTCCAGTGTAAAAAGTAACTCAACATCGAATAAAACTAAAGAAGCACGATCGACGACACAAACAAAATACGTGCCATGTCCGCAGACTAGAACGTTAAGAACCGTTTCGAAAGATCGAGAAGAGGATACACTTTTGAATCAGAGACCCACTAGAGACATTGAGTCAAGACCAATGG gATATCCCATGACTACACCGTACACGTCGATTGATTTGACATCCAATAATATAACAGAAGGACATAACAAAAGTTATGAACCACCGTTTCTGCAATGTCCCTTGTGTGGCTGGGAAGACGCAAAGTATAaacaaattgaaagaaatgCAGTGGAACCTGTAATGAAGCAGATTAATTTTGTTCCTTGTTCCGATTACTATAGAGACCTCCCTCGTGAAAGGTATACACCATGTACTGGCTGTGATAAAG ATATAATGCGACGTTCCGATTATACGAAGAAGCACACAGATGATTCTAGAGATTTTGACATTTCGAAAGATCCGCCAAAGCAAGCACCTTATCCTGATCTGTCAAGTAACCACCCAGAAATGACAGCTGAGTTCTATCACGAACCATATCATGTCAGATCTATTGTAAAGTCGAAAAAGGACGAGACTACAAAAGTGACGAAAGATGTTGCTTGTGTCCGTGAACCTGTTCAGACACAAATCGTCCAATACGATCCCATGGCAAATAAATTATTAGGCGTTACCGTAGAGGCGTACACTTGGTTGAAGATCGTTCCGTCGGATTTGAAAAAGAATGTAGATGGAGCCACGTTCGCAACCCAAAGCATCTGTCAGAGTACACAGGGCGTCCAGTGTACGAAACCAAAATTGTATACAAAAGAGACGCAACTGTCTTCCAAAACTATTCCTTCTGAGGTGAATGATGCAAGCGTTAATACTGTGAATTATGTCgaacgagaaacacaaaatacaATCTGCATGCCAAACAGACCGAAACATTGTGTCTCCCTTCAAACTTTGAATCAGATCGACGAGAAAAACAAACATTGTGTGACAAGTTCGATTTGTACAATGGAGTCTAAGGAAGTTGCAATAAATACAGTAGATAAAGTATCAAAAGGGATTCAAAGCACAATTTGCATGTCACGGGGAAACTTAGCTCCCTCTTTGTCTTTTGAAAAGATGAAAGACATTGGAACTACATCATGTTTTCAGGAAAATCATAATATTTGTGTAGATGCTACATATTTTAAGAAGCATGACATTAGCCTTGTTCGGCATGTTGGTATCGATGTGCAATGTGTATCTTTGACTCAATTGAAGTCCCATGAATCTATAAATCATTGCATTCGATCTGCAGATTTGAAGGAACCTATGGAAAGGGAAA CAGAAGAATTTGAGACTCCATGCAAATCGGATACATGTTCAGGCAACATATGCGAAATTATCAAAGATCCCACTGTAGCATTCTCATTGCAGCAAATTCTTTATAAGATGTTATCATATAGGCTTGAATCTGGGAGCCAAAATACAAAAGCATCacctttgaaaatttcaaatgtgCAAGCTGATC ATAAATCTACACGTAATGCAAAAACAAATTGCAGGATTACTGCAACTGAAATGGTGGACAAAGTCAAAGAATTCACAATTAGGACATTAGGATCAGAAGCTACGAGTCATTACAAAGATGAGTTGAAACAAACTTTTGCAATAGCTGAAGCTCTTAGTGCTAATATAACTAAACCGACGATGACCGAGGAAAGCGATTTTAAACCAGTATTTGAGTCTACTAAAGTCATAGATGGTACTGAGCGTATCTACGCAGACGACATGGTATTATTAAAAGAAGCGAAGAAGTTTTCATCTGTGGATAAAGAAGTATCTGTTTATTCAGAGAGCCGAGATGTTGGGACCAATGGATCATTTTCACAGTTACCTGTTTGCAATGTAGGAGTTCAAAATGATGTGCAAGTGGAGGGTGTTATATCTATGAATGAATCTGAAATGGATAAAGGAAAGAAGGTAAGTGTCGGTACTCAGAAACGAGATCCTATATTGGTTCGAGTGATAAAGTGCAACGAGAGTCAAACAATTGTCAAGTCGGATAAAGAAACGTTAACTGCAGCCATCGATAttggttttaaaaataaatgcatTGACAAGCGTGTAGAAACCTGTGGTCGGTCAACTTGCTTGCCTTATATAGCTTGTCGGAAATTGAAAGAGGAAAACTTAGAACCTATTTATCAGAAAAAATGTAAATGTCAAATAGATAGTGATTATCGTCAACAACCGTATAAGAATTTCATGTGCGATAAAAACTGTAAGGACAAACCACATCGTGATCAGGATTGGACAGATATTACGAATATCGACGCATTTCGCAATCTTAATAACTCCAAAATTCCATTATGTGTGAAAGCTCGTAAATGTACCTACACgagtaaataa
- the LOC143148389 gene encoding uncharacterized protein LOC143148389 isoform X5: protein MYASVTVYVSWRHSGQKPIYMCNRYKREQLRTLKGLQSQKRYKSPFPWYNIIADMLKKVIDNEKMNSKTILIAKHPNTSVLKSLNSDNVRNLRKREVEVRRIRPCTNATCDEVAKRSKSGCSSVKSNSTSNKTKEARSTTQTKYVPCPQTRTLRTVSKDREEDTLLNQRPTRDIESRPMGYPMTTPYTSIDLTSNNITEGHNKSYEPPFLQCPLCGWEDAKYKQIERNAVEPVMKQINFVPCSDYYRDLPRERYTPCTGCDKDIMRRSDYTKKHTDDSRDFDISKDPPKQAPYPDLSSNHPEMTAEFYHEPYHVRSIVKSKKDETTKVTKDVACVREPVQTQIVQYDPMANKLLGVTVEAYTWLKIVPSDLKKNVDGATFATQSICQSTQGVQCTKPKLYTKETQLSSKTIPSEVNDASVNTVNYVERETQNTICMPNRPKHCVSLQTLNQIDEKNKHCVTSSICTMESKEVAINTVDKVSKGIQSTICMSRGNLAPSLSFEKMKDIGTTSCFQENHNICVDATYFKKHDISLVRHVGIDVQCVSLTQLKSHESINHCIRSADLKEPMERETEEFETPCKSDTCSGNICEIIKDPTVAFSLQQILYKMLSYRLESGSQNTKASPLKISNVQADHKSTRNAKTNCRITATEMVDKVKEFTIRTLGSEATSHYKDELKQTFAIAEALSANITKPTMTEESDFKPVFESTKVIDGTERIYADDMVLLKEAKKFSSVDKEVSVYSESRDVGTNGSFSQLPVCNVGVQNDVQVEGVISMNESEMDKGKKVSVGTQKRDPILVRVIKCNESQTIVKSDKETLTAAIDIGFKNKCIDKRVETCGRSTCLPYIACRKLKEENLEPIYQKKCKCQIDSDYRQQPYKNFMCDKNCKDKPHRDQDWTDITNIDAFRNLNNSKIPLCVKARKCTYTSK from the exons GTACAAAAGAGAGCAATTGCGGACACTTAAAGGGCTGCAATCACAAAAGCGGTATAAATCACCATTCCCTTGGTACAATATAATCGCCGATATGTTAAAGAAAGTAATCgacaatgaaaaaatgaattcgAAAACGATTTTGATAGCCAAGCATCCCAACACGTCTGTTCTAAAATCTTTGAATAGCGACAACGTACGAAACTTGCGCAAAAGAGAAGTAGAAGTCCGAAGAATTCGTCCGTGTACCAATGCAACATGCGACGAAGTCGCTAAGAGAAGTAAATCAGGTTGTTCCAGTGTAAAAAGTAACTCAACATCGAATAAAACTAAAGAAGCACGATCGACGACACAAACAAAATACGTGCCATGTCCGCAGACTAGAACGTTAAGAACCGTTTCGAAAGATCGAGAAGAGGATACACTTTTGAATCAGAGACCCACTAGAGACATTGAGTCAAGACCAATGG gATATCCCATGACTACACCGTACACGTCGATTGATTTGACATCCAATAATATAACAGAAGGACATAACAAAAGTTATGAACCACCGTTTCTGCAATGTCCCTTGTGTGGCTGGGAAGACGCAAAGTATAaacaaattgaaagaaatgCAGTGGAACCTGTAATGAAGCAGATTAATTTTGTTCCTTGTTCCGATTACTATAGAGACCTCCCTCGTGAAAGGTATACACCATGTACTGGCTGTGATAAAG ATATAATGCGACGTTCCGATTATACGAAGAAGCACACAGATGATTCTAGAGATTTTGACATTTCGAAAGATCCGCCAAAGCAAGCACCTTATCCTGATCTGTCAAGTAACCACCCAGAAATGACAGCTGAGTTCTATCACGAACCATATCATGTCAGATCTATTGTAAAGTCGAAAAAGGACGAGACTACAAAAGTGACGAAAGATGTTGCTTGTGTCCGTGAACCTGTTCAGACACAAATCGTCCAATACGATCCCATGGCAAATAAATTATTAGGCGTTACCGTAGAGGCGTACACTTGGTTGAAGATCGTTCCGTCGGATTTGAAAAAGAATGTAGATGGAGCCACGTTCGCAACCCAAAGCATCTGTCAGAGTACACAGGGCGTCCAGTGTACGAAACCAAAATTGTATACAAAAGAGACGCAACTGTCTTCCAAAACTATTCCTTCTGAGGTGAATGATGCAAGCGTTAATACTGTGAATTATGTCgaacgagaaacacaaaatacaATCTGCATGCCAAACAGACCGAAACATTGTGTCTCCCTTCAAACTTTGAATCAGATCGACGAGAAAAACAAACATTGTGTGACAAGTTCGATTTGTACAATGGAGTCTAAGGAAGTTGCAATAAATACAGTAGATAAAGTATCAAAAGGGATTCAAAGCACAATTTGCATGTCACGGGGAAACTTAGCTCCCTCTTTGTCTTTTGAAAAGATGAAAGACATTGGAACTACATCATGTTTTCAGGAAAATCATAATATTTGTGTAGATGCTACATATTTTAAGAAGCATGACATTAGCCTTGTTCGGCATGTTGGTATCGATGTGCAATGTGTATCTTTGACTCAATTGAAGTCCCATGAATCTATAAATCATTGCATTCGATCTGCAGATTTGAAGGAACCTATGGAAAGGGAAA CAGAAGAATTTGAGACTCCATGCAAATCGGATACATGTTCAGGCAACATATGCGAAATTATCAAAGATCCCACTGTAGCATTCTCATTGCAGCAAATTCTTTATAAGATGTTATCATATAGGCTTGAATCTGGGAGCCAAAATACAAAAGCATCacctttgaaaatttcaaatgtgCAAGCTGATC ATAAATCTACACGTAATGCAAAAACAAATTGCAGGATTACTGCAACTGAAATGGTGGACAAAGTCAAAGAATTCACAATTAGGACATTAGGATCAGAAGCTACGAGTCATTACAAAGATGAGTTGAAACAAACTTTTGCAATAGCTGAAGCTCTTAGTGCTAATATAACTAAACCGACGATGACCGAGGAAAGCGATTTTAAACCAGTATTTGAGTCTACTAAAGTCATAGATGGTACTGAGCGTATCTACGCAGACGACATGGTATTATTAAAAGAAGCGAAGAAGTTTTCATCTGTGGATAAAGAAGTATCTGTTTATTCAGAGAGCCGAGATGTTGGGACCAATGGATCATTTTCACAGTTACCTGTTTGCAATGTAGGAGTTCAAAATGATGTGCAAGTGGAGGGTGTTATATCTATGAATGAATCTGAAATGGATAAAGGAAAGAAGGTAAGTGTCGGTACTCAGAAACGAGATCCTATATTGGTTCGAGTGATAAAGTGCAACGAGAGTCAAACAATTGTCAAGTCGGATAAAGAAACGTTAACTGCAGCCATCGATAttggttttaaaaataaatgcatTGACAAGCGTGTAGAAACCTGTGGTCGGTCAACTTGCTTGCCTTATATAGCTTGTCGGAAATTGAAAGAGGAAAACTTAGAACCTATTTATCAGAAAAAATGTAAATGTCAAATAGATAGTGATTATCGTCAACAACCGTATAAGAATTTCATGTGCGATAAAAACTGTAAGGACAAACCACATCGTGATCAGGATTGGACAGATATTACGAATATCGACGCATTTCGCAATCTTAATAACTCCAAAATTCCATTATGTGTGAAAGCTCGTAAATGTACCTACACgagtaaataa
- the LOC143148389 gene encoding uncharacterized protein LOC143148389 isoform X8 — protein MLKKVIDNEKMNSKTILIAKHPNTSVLKSLNSDNVRNLRKREVEVRRIRPCTNATCDEVAKRSKSGCSSVKSNSTSNKTKEARSTTQTKYVPCPQTRTLRTVSKDREEDTLLNQRPTRDIESRPMGYPMTTPYTSIDLTSNNITEGHNKSYEPPFLQCPLCGWEDAKYKQIERNAVEPVMKQINFVPCSDYYRDLPRERYTPCTGCDKDIMRRSDYTKKHTDDSRDFDISKDPPKQAPYPDLSSNHPEMTAEFYHEPYHVRSIVKSKKDETTKVTKDVACVREPVQTQIVQYDPMANKLLGVTVEAYTWLKIVPSDLKKNVDGATFATQSICQSTQGVQCTKPKLYTKETQLSSKTIPSEVNDASVNTVNYVERETQNTICMPNRPKHCVSLQTLNQIDEKNKHCVTSSICTMESKEVAINTVDKVSKGIQSTICMSRGNLAPSLSFEKMKDIGTTSCFQENHNICVDATYFKKHDISLVRHVGIDVQCVSLTQLKSHESINHCIRSADLKEPMERETEEFETPCKSDTCSGNICEIIKDPTVAFSLQQILYKMLSYRLESGSQNTKASPLKISNVQADHKSTRNAKTNCRITATEMVDKVKEFTIRTLGSEATSHYKDELKQTFAIAEALSANITKPTMTEESDFKPVFESTKVIDGTERIYADDMVLLKEAKKFSSVDKEVSVYSESRDVGTNGSFSQLPVCNVGVQNDVQVEGVISMNESEMDKGKKVSVGTQKRDPILVRVIKCNESQTIVKSDKETLTAAIDIGFKNKCIDKRVETCGRSTCLPYIACRKLKEENLEPIYQKKCKCQIDSDYRQQPYKNFMCDKNCKDKPHRDQDWTDITNIDAFRNLNNSKIPLCVKARKCTYTSK, from the exons ATGTTAAAGAAAGTAATCgacaatgaaaaaatgaattcgAAAACGATTTTGATAGCCAAGCATCCCAACACGTCTGTTCTAAAATCTTTGAATAGCGACAACGTACGAAACTTGCGCAAAAGAGAAGTAGAAGTCCGAAGAATTCGTCCGTGTACCAATGCAACATGCGACGAAGTCGCTAAGAGAAGTAAATCAGGTTGTTCCAGTGTAAAAAGTAACTCAACATCGAATAAAACTAAAGAAGCACGATCGACGACACAAACAAAATACGTGCCATGTCCGCAGACTAGAACGTTAAGAACCGTTTCGAAAGATCGAGAAGAGGATACACTTTTGAATCAGAGACCCACTAGAGACATTGAGTCAAGACCAATGG gATATCCCATGACTACACCGTACACGTCGATTGATTTGACATCCAATAATATAACAGAAGGACATAACAAAAGTTATGAACCACCGTTTCTGCAATGTCCCTTGTGTGGCTGGGAAGACGCAAAGTATAaacaaattgaaagaaatgCAGTGGAACCTGTAATGAAGCAGATTAATTTTGTTCCTTGTTCCGATTACTATAGAGACCTCCCTCGTGAAAGGTATACACCATGTACTGGCTGTGATAAAG ATATAATGCGACGTTCCGATTATACGAAGAAGCACACAGATGATTCTAGAGATTTTGACATTTCGAAAGATCCGCCAAAGCAAGCACCTTATCCTGATCTGTCAAGTAACCACCCAGAAATGACAGCTGAGTTCTATCACGAACCATATCATGTCAGATCTATTGTAAAGTCGAAAAAGGACGAGACTACAAAAGTGACGAAAGATGTTGCTTGTGTCCGTGAACCTGTTCAGACACAAATCGTCCAATACGATCCCATGGCAAATAAATTATTAGGCGTTACCGTAGAGGCGTACACTTGGTTGAAGATCGTTCCGTCGGATTTGAAAAAGAATGTAGATGGAGCCACGTTCGCAACCCAAAGCATCTGTCAGAGTACACAGGGCGTCCAGTGTACGAAACCAAAATTGTATACAAAAGAGACGCAACTGTCTTCCAAAACTATTCCTTCTGAGGTGAATGATGCAAGCGTTAATACTGTGAATTATGTCgaacgagaaacacaaaatacaATCTGCATGCCAAACAGACCGAAACATTGTGTCTCCCTTCAAACTTTGAATCAGATCGACGAGAAAAACAAACATTGTGTGACAAGTTCGATTTGTACAATGGAGTCTAAGGAAGTTGCAATAAATACAGTAGATAAAGTATCAAAAGGGATTCAAAGCACAATTTGCATGTCACGGGGAAACTTAGCTCCCTCTTTGTCTTTTGAAAAGATGAAAGACATTGGAACTACATCATGTTTTCAGGAAAATCATAATATTTGTGTAGATGCTACATATTTTAAGAAGCATGACATTAGCCTTGTTCGGCATGTTGGTATCGATGTGCAATGTGTATCTTTGACTCAATTGAAGTCCCATGAATCTATAAATCATTGCATTCGATCTGCAGATTTGAAGGAACCTATGGAAAGGGAAA CAGAAGAATTTGAGACTCCATGCAAATCGGATACATGTTCAGGCAACATATGCGAAATTATCAAAGATCCCACTGTAGCATTCTCATTGCAGCAAATTCTTTATAAGATGTTATCATATAGGCTTGAATCTGGGAGCCAAAATACAAAAGCATCacctttgaaaatttcaaatgtgCAAGCTGATC ATAAATCTACACGTAATGCAAAAACAAATTGCAGGATTACTGCAACTGAAATGGTGGACAAAGTCAAAGAATTCACAATTAGGACATTAGGATCAGAAGCTACGAGTCATTACAAAGATGAGTTGAAACAAACTTTTGCAATAGCTGAAGCTCTTAGTGCTAATATAACTAAACCGACGATGACCGAGGAAAGCGATTTTAAACCAGTATTTGAGTCTACTAAAGTCATAGATGGTACTGAGCGTATCTACGCAGACGACATGGTATTATTAAAAGAAGCGAAGAAGTTTTCATCTGTGGATAAAGAAGTATCTGTTTATTCAGAGAGCCGAGATGTTGGGACCAATGGATCATTTTCACAGTTACCTGTTTGCAATGTAGGAGTTCAAAATGATGTGCAAGTGGAGGGTGTTATATCTATGAATGAATCTGAAATGGATAAAGGAAAGAAGGTAAGTGTCGGTACTCAGAAACGAGATCCTATATTGGTTCGAGTGATAAAGTGCAACGAGAGTCAAACAATTGTCAAGTCGGATAAAGAAACGTTAACTGCAGCCATCGATAttggttttaaaaataaatgcatTGACAAGCGTGTAGAAACCTGTGGTCGGTCAACTTGCTTGCCTTATATAGCTTGTCGGAAATTGAAAGAGGAAAACTTAGAACCTATTTATCAGAAAAAATGTAAATGTCAAATAGATAGTGATTATCGTCAACAACCGTATAAGAATTTCATGTGCGATAAAAACTGTAAGGACAAACCACATCGTGATCAGGATTGGACAGATATTACGAATATCGACGCATTTCGCAATCTTAATAACTCCAAAATTCCATTATGTGTGAAAGCTCGTAAATGTACCTACACgagtaaataa